One genomic segment of Mustelus asterias unplaced genomic scaffold, sMusAst1.hap1.1 HAP1_SCAFFOLD_4156, whole genome shotgun sequence includes these proteins:
- the tmem141 gene encoding LOW QUALITY PROTEIN: transmembrane protein 141 (The sequence of the model RefSeq protein was modified relative to this genomic sequence to represent the inferred CDS: substituted 1 base at 1 genomic stop codon) — GLSEYAACQSHAFMKGIGTFVLGTSAAFVTQRLLNKKLPFPKXWNILLSVVTGPLMSYVVTRMETQKCSNLWVYLETGAMPPKPDKGMKNQKADSAENTDTGGKKTQYGDVMD, encoded by the exons GGTCTCTCAGAATATGCTGCTTGCCAGTCACACGCATTTATGAAGGGGATTGGCACATTTGTATTAG GTACCAGTGCTGCATTTGTTACGCAGAGACTGCTGAATAAAAAGCTCCCTTTCCCAAAGTGATGGAATATTTTGCTGTCAGTAG TGACAGGGCCGTTGATGAGTTATGTAGTGACACGAATGGAGACACAGAAGTGCTCAAACCTGTGGGTTTACCTTGAGACTGGAGCAATGCCACCGAAACCTGATAAAG GTATGAAGAATCAGAAGGCTGATTCTGCGGAAAACACTGATACTGGAGGAAAGAAAACTCAGTATGGAGATGTCATGGATTAA